From a single Paraburkholderia edwinii genomic region:
- a CDS encoding ligase-associated DNA damage response DEXH box helicase: MTDPIDPDRNAAREAGTAADTDSTGGDGPDASSIPPTRQRAPRPRRIPKARIEPPRDTFTSTGYSPDPERAALPFNTRTQQWFAARGWQPFDFQREVWRSVATGASGLLHATTGAGKTWAVWFGAMAAFGDHAPRALADPLTVLWVTPMRALAADTAGALQSSARELAVPWSVGLRTGDTGSAERARQNRRMPSALVTTPESLALMLTRSDARDELKQVRLVVVDEWHELLGNKRGTQMQLALARLARWRADLQVWGLSATLGNLDFAADVLLGPVRTPRVTVSGMQPKTLIIDTLIPATIERFPWGGHLGTRQVEAVAAGIDEARTSLVFTNTRSQAEIWYRALLEARPEWAGLIALHHGSLAQEVREWVEDGLKNGTLKAVVCTSSLDLGVDFLPVERVFQIGSPKGVARLMQRAGRSGHAPGRASRITIVPTHALELVEAAAARRAVEARRIEGRDTPHKPFDVLVQHLVTVAIGGGFSAPGMLDEVRTTFAYRDLTAAEFDWALTFVERGGASLHAYPDFHRVVRDDDGVYRVPREDLIRRHRNNIGTIVSNATLQVAWLSGGRIGSMEESFISRLKPGDIFTFGGRALELVRVRDMTAYVRRASSSRGAMPQWAGSKMPLSSELADATLTMLAEAKAGVYVEPEMIAVRPLLQLQADWSALPEADVLVVEVLHTREGHHFFCYPFAGRIAHIGLASLLGWRASRHQPGTFSISANDYGFELLSSQPFDWASLIDGGLFSATHLTDDIMESLNASELAMRRFREIARVSGLIYQSHPGQHKSARQLQASSGLFYEVFRKHDSDNLLLAQADSEVKLQELELGRIERALVAMNACRLVLTHPKKPTPFAFPLIVARIREKLSTEKLADRIERMLAELDKAGR, encoded by the coding sequence ATGACTGATCCGATCGATCCCGACCGCAACGCGGCACGCGAGGCCGGCACTGCCGCCGACACCGATTCGACGGGCGGCGACGGGCCCGACGCTTCCAGCATTCCGCCGACGCGTCAGCGCGCGCCCCGCCCGCGTCGGATCCCGAAAGCGCGCATCGAACCGCCGCGCGATACGTTCACGTCAACCGGCTATTCGCCTGATCCCGAGCGCGCGGCGCTGCCGTTCAACACGCGCACGCAGCAATGGTTCGCCGCCCGCGGCTGGCAACCATTCGACTTCCAGCGCGAGGTCTGGCGTTCGGTCGCAACGGGCGCGAGCGGCTTGCTGCATGCGACCACCGGCGCCGGCAAGACCTGGGCCGTATGGTTTGGGGCAATGGCGGCGTTCGGTGATCACGCGCCGCGTGCGCTCGCGGACCCGCTCACGGTCCTATGGGTTACGCCCATGCGTGCACTGGCCGCCGATACCGCCGGCGCGCTGCAAAGCTCGGCGCGCGAACTCGCGGTGCCCTGGAGCGTTGGCCTGCGTACCGGCGACACCGGTTCGGCCGAGCGCGCGCGCCAGAACCGGCGAATGCCGAGCGCGCTCGTCACGACGCCGGAAAGCCTCGCGCTGATGCTCACGCGCAGCGATGCGCGCGATGAACTCAAGCAGGTGCGCCTCGTGGTGGTCGACGAATGGCACGAACTGCTTGGCAACAAACGCGGCACGCAGATGCAGCTCGCGCTTGCGCGGCTCGCGCGCTGGCGCGCCGATCTGCAGGTGTGGGGGCTATCGGCGACGCTCGGCAACCTCGATTTCGCCGCGGACGTGCTGCTCGGGCCGGTTCGCACGCCGCGTGTGACCGTCAGCGGCATGCAGCCGAAGACGTTGATCATCGATACGCTGATTCCCGCGACGATCGAACGCTTTCCATGGGGCGGCCATCTCGGCACGCGTCAGGTCGAAGCAGTCGCCGCCGGTATCGACGAGGCGCGCACGTCGCTGGTGTTCACCAATACGCGTTCGCAGGCCGAGATCTGGTATCGGGCGTTGCTCGAAGCGCGGCCCGAGTGGGCCGGACTGATCGCGCTCCATCACGGCTCGCTCGCGCAGGAAGTGCGTGAATGGGTCGAAGACGGCCTGAAGAACGGCACACTCAAAGCGGTGGTCTGCACATCGAGCCTCGATCTCGGCGTCGACTTTCTGCCGGTCGAGCGCGTGTTTCAGATCGGCTCGCCCAAGGGCGTCGCGCGCCTCATGCAGCGCGCGGGACGCTCGGGGCACGCGCCTGGCCGCGCATCGCGCATCACGATCGTGCCGACCCACGCGCTCGAACTGGTGGAAGCCGCCGCCGCGCGGCGCGCGGTCGAGGCGCGGCGGATCGAAGGCCGTGACACGCCGCACAAACCATTCGACGTGCTGGTCCAGCATCTCGTCACGGTCGCGATTGGGGGCGGTTTCAGCGCGCCCGGGATGCTCGACGAAGTCCGCACGACCTTCGCATACCGTGACCTGACCGCTGCCGAATTCGACTGGGCGCTCACCTTTGTGGAGCGCGGCGGTGCGTCGCTGCACGCGTATCCGGACTTTCACCGCGTGGTGCGTGACGATGACGGTGTGTATCGTGTGCCGCGTGAAGACCTGATCAGGCGACATCGCAACAATATCGGCACGATCGTCTCGAACGCGACGTTGCAAGTCGCGTGGCTCAGCGGCGGACGCATCGGCTCGATGGAAGAATCGTTTATCTCGCGGCTTAAGCCCGGCGACATCTTCACATTCGGCGGCCGCGCGCTGGAACTGGTGCGCGTGCGCGACATGACGGCCTATGTGCGGCGCGCGAGTTCGTCGCGAGGTGCGATGCCGCAGTGGGCGGGTAGCAAAATGCCTTTGTCGTCCGAGTTGGCGGACGCGACACTGACGATGCTGGCGGAAGCAAAAGCCGGCGTCTACGTCGAGCCGGAGATGATCGCGGTTCGGCCCTTGCTGCAGTTACAGGCCGACTGGTCGGCGCTGCCGGAAGCCGACGTACTGGTCGTCGAAGTCCTGCATACCCGCGAAGGGCATCACTTCTTTTGCTATCCGTTCGCCGGGCGCATCGCACACATCGGCCTCGCATCGCTGCTCGGCTGGCGCGCGTCGCGACATCAACCAGGCACATTCTCGATCTCCGCCAACGACTATGGCTTCGAACTGTTGTCGTCGCAACCATTCGACTGGGCGAGCCTGATTGACGGCGGCCTGTTTTCCGCCACGCACCTTACCGACGACATCATGGAAAGCCTTAACGCATCTGAACTGGCGATGCGTCGCTTTCGCGAAATCGCCCGCGTTTCAGGGCTGATTTACCAAAGTCACCCGGGGCAGCACAAAAGCGCGCGGCAACTGCAAGCCTCGAGCGGCCTGTTCTACGAGGTGTTTCGCAAGCACGACAGCGACAACCTGCTGCTCGCGCAAGCCGATTCGGAGGTTAAGTTGCAGGAACTTGAACTAGGCCGTATCGAGCGGGCGCTCGTTGCGATGAATGCCTGCCGGCTTGTATTGACGCACCCGAAGAAACCGACACCATTCGCATTTCCGCTGATCGTTGCGCGTATCCGCGAGAAACTCAGCACCGAAAAGCTCGCCGACCGCATCGAGCGGATGCTGGCCGAACTCGACAAGGCAGGGCGCTGA
- a CDS encoding DUF2282 domain-containing protein, with amino-acid sequence MSAKKTAVSSALLASAVATLLATAAHAAPLTKAEASAAVAAHKEKCFGVALKGQNDCAAGPGTTCQGTSTTDFQGNSWKFVQGGTCTSIVTPAGNHGSLAPIKS; translated from the coding sequence ATGTCTGCAAAGAAGACCGCTGTTAGTTCCGCCCTGCTTGCAAGCGCAGTGGCCACCCTGCTCGCAACGGCCGCGCACGCTGCGCCGCTGACCAAGGCAGAAGCCAGCGCGGCAGTCGCGGCTCACAAGGAAAAGTGCTTCGGCGTCGCATTGAAAGGACAGAACGACTGCGCTGCGGGTCCGGGCACGACGTGCCAGGGTACATCGACGACCGACTTCCAGGGTAACTCGTGGAAGTTCGTTCAGGGCGGCACGTGTACGAGCATCGTGACGCCGGCCGGCAATCACGGCTCGCTCGCGCCAATCAAGTCCTGA
- a CDS encoding CHASE2 domain-containing protein, giving the protein MIFYPRTWLGLPVGRRFFYEWLCVGCLGLAVILPGALYGMTASIDHLIFDRYLRLNLRRALPDIVVVEIDNESIAKLGRWPWPRSVHAHVLDEIAKAQPAAVVYDVLFTEPSGDDAMLAHAMSASPTYLPILLTPQDSRGERAAIKPVAPLARAAAGLGHINFEVNSDGVVRSVALSEGDANTRWPQLMAPLARAIGDGTIKLHDSYSSVSAAARRSEARTFASSDEGRFLIPFSPLAAPYRKVSFATLLDGGVSPDELRGKIVLIGVTASGLYDRFSTPMSGTLGPMPGVYIHAAVLDTLLTGREIDPASGLVVFAFSLAPLVALLAGLLMLSPLRALLLTAVLGAITALCSAAALFGAQLWISPMPAIAGLVVVYPIWNWRRLEMTMAYLRKELQRLADEPYLLPETPRRRREFGGDVLEQHMALMAQAAQRVQDMKRFVWDSLDSVPEPILVSDVQGVVVIANHAAKRYFQALNAGNPVGKSLRAALGDLMFIKTIDAGDDADVWVRANWPAMLDPARREFSRLMEQGCEVRDRHARDLLLRYAKRANAYGEATGWIAGLVDVTALHAAERQREDALRLLTHEVRSPQASILALVEMERARANESAHTRELLSRIERYARRSLALADDFVRLARAESQTYELEPVSLLELMMDASDEVWPQAQTKQIRLDLQYDEHDFGHWINADRSMMTRVLVNIMNNAVKYSPSGTQITCTIEQDASPSGATPAQVRCTVRDQGYGIPAERQVHLFERFQRFHEAQCPEVGGAGLGMAFVKTVVTRHGGGIRVASVVGEGTAITIVLPAFDEASA; this is encoded by the coding sequence ATGATCTTTTATCCGCGCACGTGGCTCGGCTTGCCGGTCGGGCGGCGATTTTTCTACGAATGGTTATGCGTCGGCTGTCTCGGTCTCGCCGTGATCCTGCCTGGCGCGTTGTACGGCATGACGGCGAGCATCGATCATCTGATTTTCGACCGCTATCTGCGTTTGAATCTGCGGCGTGCGTTGCCCGATATCGTTGTCGTCGAAATCGATAACGAGAGCATTGCGAAGCTCGGACGCTGGCCGTGGCCGCGCAGCGTGCATGCACACGTACTCGACGAAATCGCGAAGGCGCAGCCGGCTGCGGTGGTGTACGACGTGCTGTTCACCGAGCCGAGCGGCGACGATGCGATGCTTGCGCACGCGATGTCCGCGAGCCCGACTTACTTGCCGATCCTGCTGACGCCGCAAGACAGTCGAGGAGAACGTGCCGCGATTAAACCGGTCGCGCCGTTGGCGCGCGCCGCGGCGGGTCTCGGACATATCAACTTCGAAGTGAACAGCGACGGTGTCGTACGCAGCGTCGCGCTTTCCGAAGGCGATGCGAATACACGCTGGCCGCAATTGATGGCGCCGCTCGCGCGCGCGATCGGCGATGGAACGATTAAGCTGCACGACAGCTATAGCAGCGTAAGCGCGGCGGCACGCAGGAGCGAGGCGCGTACGTTCGCGAGCAGTGACGAGGGGCGCTTTCTGATTCCGTTCAGCCCGCTTGCTGCCCCGTACAGGAAGGTGTCTTTCGCGACGCTGCTCGACGGTGGCGTATCGCCCGATGAGCTGCGAGGCAAGATTGTGCTGATTGGTGTCACGGCGTCGGGGCTGTACGACCGGTTCTCGACACCGATGTCAGGAACGCTCGGACCGATGCCCGGTGTCTATATTCACGCGGCCGTCCTCGATACGTTGCTGACCGGGCGCGAGATCGATCCGGCGAGCGGCCTCGTGGTGTTCGCGTTTTCGCTTGCACCGCTTGTCGCCCTGCTGGCCGGACTGCTGATGCTGTCGCCGTTGCGTGCGCTGCTGCTGACGGCTGTGCTAGGTGCGATCACGGCGCTGTGCAGCGCGGCGGCACTGTTCGGCGCGCAACTCTGGATCTCGCCGATGCCGGCGATCGCGGGGCTGGTGGTGGTGTACCCGATCTGGAACTGGCGACGCCTCGAGATGACGATGGCGTATCTGCGCAAGGAACTGCAGCGCCTTGCCGACGAACCGTATCTGCTGCCCGAGACACCGCGGCGGCGCCGCGAGTTCGGCGGCGATGTGCTCGAGCAGCATATGGCGCTGATGGCGCAGGCCGCGCAGCGCGTGCAGGACATGAAGCGCTTTGTCTGGGACAGCCTCGATAGCGTGCCGGAACCGATTCTCGTCAGCGACGTGCAAGGGGTGGTCGTGATCGCGAACCATGCCGCGAAGCGCTACTTTCAGGCCCTCAATGCGGGAAACCCGGTCGGTAAATCGCTGCGTGCGGCGCTCGGCGATCTCATGTTCATCAAGACGATCGATGCCGGCGACGATGCCGATGTGTGGGTCCGTGCGAACTGGCCTGCGATGCTCGATCCGGCACGCCGCGAGTTTTCGAGGCTGATGGAGCAGGGTTGCGAGGTGCGCGATCGCCATGCGCGCGATCTTCTGCTGCGCTATGCGAAGCGTGCGAACGCATATGGCGAAGCGACCGGCTGGATTGCGGGTCTCGTCGACGTCACGGCGCTGCATGCGGCCGAGCGGCAACGCGAAGATGCGTTGCGTCTGCTGACGCACGAAGTTCGCTCGCCGCAGGCGTCGATTCTCGCGCTGGTGGAGATGGAGCGGGCACGTGCAAACGAATCAGCGCACACGCGCGAACTGCTGTCGCGTATCGAACGCTATGCGCGGCGCTCGCTGGCGCTAGCCGACGATTTCGTGCGACTCGCGCGCGCCGAATCGCAGACGTATGAGCTCGAACCGGTGAGCCTGCTGGAGCTCATGATGGACGCGAGCGATGAGGTGTGGCCCCAGGCGCAAACGAAGCAGATTCGCCTCGACCTGCAATACGACGAGCATGATTTTGGCCACTGGATTAACGCCGATCGTTCGATGATGACGCGCGTGCTGGTGAACATCATGAACAATGCCGTCAAATATAGCCCGAGCGGCACACAGATCACCTGCACGATCGAGCAGGACGCATCGCCGTCCGGTGCGACGCCGGCTCAAGTGCGGTGCACCGTGCGCGACCAGGGCTACGGCATTCCGGCCGAACGGCAGGTTCATCTGTTCGAGCGGTTCCAGCGCTTTCACGAGGCGCAATGTCCCGAGGTGGGCGGCGCGGGACTCGGGATGGCATTTGTAAAGACGGTTGTGACGCGGCATGGCGGCGGCATTCGTGTTGCGAGTGTGGTGGGCGAGGGCACGGCGATCACGATCGTACTGCCTGCGTTCGACGAAGCGTCCGCGTGA
- a CDS encoding DUF4136 domain-containing protein, whose amino-acid sequence MKKRLMGLAVVAAGLCMLTGCAGVHTDVLASQTASDFQLGPRYAIVRSPVQGANADQARYEDLVRGELNRYGFVDTGAGNAQYVLSIAYDTRPASVGVDAGDCLDGVCQSGGDAGFVWFGRAWRHTLTLRFFDPASGDEVYKVSAASRDSEAGMQHAAPYLVKSALAQLPFARYQHWRVKLHPAAIPGGAPRLISVEPIRQ is encoded by the coding sequence ATGAAAAAGCGGCTCATGGGCCTTGCAGTCGTAGCGGCGGGACTTTGCATGCTCACCGGTTGCGCCGGCGTGCACACCGACGTTCTCGCGTCGCAAACGGCGAGTGATTTTCAACTCGGTCCTCGATACGCAATCGTGCGCTCGCCCGTGCAGGGAGCGAACGCGGATCAGGCGCGCTATGAGGATCTGGTACGCGGTGAATTGAACCGATACGGCTTTGTCGATACGGGGGCGGGGAACGCGCAGTACGTGTTGTCGATCGCGTATGACACGCGGCCGGCGAGCGTCGGCGTCGACGCCGGTGATTGCCTGGACGGGGTATGCCAAAGCGGGGGCGATGCAGGTTTCGTGTGGTTCGGCCGCGCGTGGCGGCACACGCTGACGTTACGTTTCTTCGATCCGGCAAGCGGCGACGAAGTGTACAAGGTCAGCGCGGCGAGCCGCGACAGCGAGGCCGGGATGCAGCACGCGGCGCCTTACCTCGTGAAGAGCGCGCTCGCGCAACTGCCGTTTGCCCGGTACCAGCACTGGCGCGTTAAATTGCATCCAGCCGCGATTCCGGGCGGTGCGCCGCGGCTCATCTCGGTCGAGCCGATCCGACAGTGA
- a CDS encoding response regulator transcription factor, which yields MRIAVLEDDPAQADFICQTLSAVGHSCLAYSTGPALVKELRHQTFDLLVLDWQVPDMSGEEVLRWIRKSLSDHVPVLFMTSRSLEADIAMILNAGADDYVVKPVSPEILLARVKSLLRRTYQSNHASTMEVFDEIAFDLKSKVVIVRGTPVTLMHKQFELALLLFQHMSRPLSRSYIRDVVWKQATDVPSRTIDTHVSSLRAKLGLRPENGYRLSPVYGYGYRLEKITEEDL from the coding sequence ATGCGAATCGCAGTTCTGGAAGACGATCCAGCGCAGGCGGATTTTATCTGTCAAACCTTGTCCGCAGTCGGACATAGCTGTCTCGCGTACTCGACCGGACCGGCACTCGTCAAGGAACTACGGCATCAGACGTTCGATCTGCTCGTGCTCGACTGGCAAGTACCCGATATGTCGGGTGAAGAGGTGCTCCGATGGATACGTAAAAGTCTATCCGACCATGTGCCCGTTCTTTTCATGACGAGCAGGAGTCTGGAGGCGGACATTGCAATGATTCTGAATGCGGGCGCGGACGATTACGTCGTTAAACCGGTCTCGCCCGAAATTCTGCTCGCGCGTGTCAAGTCTTTGCTGCGCCGTACCTATCAGTCAAATCATGCTTCCACGATGGAGGTTTTCGACGAAATCGCATTCGATCTGAAGTCGAAAGTAGTGATCGTACGCGGCACACCCGTAACGTTGATGCACAAGCAATTCGAACTCGCGCTCCTGCTGTTCCAGCATATGAGTCGCCCGCTGTCCCGCTCCTATATCAGGGACGTTGTCTGGAAGCAGGCGACCGATGTTCCCTCGCGGACGATAGACACGCATGTTTCATCGTTGCGCGCCAAGCTCGGGCTGCGTCCCGAGAACGGCTACCGCTTGAGCCCGGTATACGGGTACGGATATCGGCTCGAAAAAATCACGGAGGAGGATTTATGA
- a CDS encoding FecR domain-containing protein — protein MKLPPLAITPAHAALLLNRCTPVDVFVPFAFCRTSLCLAAALGLLSGPASAQDAGTRTASATVTYVTQSGDSLYDIASRYLRDPRDWAALRSLNRVKASRRLQPGIELRLPVALLKKEPQSARIVATNGPAEHAYRENVFTPVSVGMTLGEGDRLRTGNNGFVTLELEDGSHLSLPQDSLIEIGTLRRTALTGAKDRVILLRRGEVDSEVTHATQPADRFQIRSPSVVAGVRGTRFRVNYDNDNRSTAVEVLDGAVGVDAALALGGNIAPPGQPLQASAQLIRAKFGNVTDASGRVGVPVELLASPELANPGKVQDGKDVAFDLLPDLLPSGGARAYRVQIARDADLLDLMRDQRVRVPHTTFSDVPDGTYFVRVSAIDENGLEGLPQIYAFERRRLGITTSARRLGSREFEFRWLADRAHVATRYRFVLASTPDLRNPIVDRTDLKNAEIVVSDLQPGLYYWTIVVEQFENGRFYQKSSAIRSFQLAR, from the coding sequence ATGAAGCTTCCTCCGCTTGCGATAACTCCGGCACACGCTGCGCTTCTATTGAACCGCTGCACCCCTGTCGATGTATTTGTGCCATTCGCATTTTGCCGTACCAGTCTTTGTCTTGCCGCGGCACTAGGCCTGCTGTCCGGGCCCGCGAGCGCACAAGACGCAGGTACTCGAACAGCGTCCGCGACGGTGACCTATGTCACGCAGTCCGGCGATTCGCTCTACGATATCGCGTCGCGCTATCTGCGCGATCCGCGCGACTGGGCGGCACTGCGCAGCCTGAATCGCGTGAAGGCGTCGCGGCGCTTGCAGCCGGGTATCGAGCTGCGCTTGCCGGTTGCGTTGCTTAAAAAGGAGCCTCAGTCCGCGCGCATCGTGGCGACAAACGGCCCAGCCGAGCATGCCTACCGCGAGAACGTATTCACGCCTGTGAGTGTCGGCATGACGCTCGGCGAAGGCGATCGACTGCGCACCGGGAATAACGGCTTTGTCACGCTGGAACTCGAAGACGGTTCGCATCTGTCGCTGCCGCAGGACAGCCTGATCGAGATCGGCACGCTGCGCCGCACTGCGTTGACCGGTGCAAAAGATCGCGTGATTCTGCTGCGGCGTGGCGAGGTCGACAGCGAAGTGACGCATGCGACGCAGCCCGCCGATCGTTTCCAGATACGCTCGCCGTCGGTGGTGGCGGGTGTGCGCGGTACGCGCTTTCGCGTGAATTACGACAACGACAATCGCTCGACTGCAGTCGAGGTGCTCGACGGCGCGGTCGGCGTGGATGCGGCGCTCGCATTGGGCGGCAATATCGCACCGCCCGGCCAGCCGCTGCAGGCGTCCGCGCAGCTGATCCGCGCGAAGTTCGGCAATGTGACCGATGCGTCCGGCCGCGTGGGTGTGCCAGTCGAATTGCTGGCGTCGCCGGAGCTCGCGAATCCAGGCAAGGTTCAGGACGGGAAGGATGTCGCATTCGATCTGCTGCCCGATTTGCTGCCGTCTGGCGGCGCGCGCGCGTATCGCGTGCAGATCGCGCGCGACGCGGACCTGCTCGATCTGATGCGCGATCAGCGGGTGCGTGTACCGCATACGACGTTCAGCGATGTGCCGGACGGCACCTACTTCGTGCGCGTGTCGGCGATCGATGAAAACGGCCTTGAAGGCTTACCGCAGATCTACGCGTTCGAGCGCCGTCGACTCGGTATCACCACGTCGGCGCGGCGTCTTGGCAGCCGTGAATTCGAGTTCCGCTGGCTTGCCGACCGTGCGCACGTCGCGACGCGCTATCGCTTCGTGCTCGCCAGCACGCCGGACCTGCGCAATCCGATTGTCGATCGAACGGATCTGAAGAACGCCGAAATCGTCGTGTCGGATCTGCAGCCGGGCCTCTATTACTGGACCATCGTTGTCGAGCAGTTTGAGAATGGCCGCTTCTACCAGAAAAGTAGTGCGATCCGCTCATTCCAGCTCGCGCGGTGA
- a CDS encoding EAL domain-containing protein has product MRIAGTVIDAIESDRIELFCQPVCSVGDLGEVRYFECLVRLLREDRQTHECPGNFIPSLERLGMMQCLDRHVVTRVIELLKTHSNVHLGANISAQSAVEDEWWESTFLDLAAMPDVARRLVIEITETAPLHAAGHAFVKRLRKIGCCVAIDDFGAGCGIETGSQIGSADIVKIAGELLAGSDDRGARNDELERLVLLARDIAPYVVLEGIESAQAIEVARDAGVDCVQGFYIGEPHSVAAYVQHEPREPMCDAGTCDSAGLPGHEISLMPLAQLTDLILETEMAHDASLPMTGAAVEWAVKLFERNADAVVEPMVCCKLRSFAKLAYVTGLTSSVYGKRSAIAASLRDEMAGVMRQGKEHPERSVRLLRCIAAFGRMHGELIVCSFGDGAVAG; this is encoded by the coding sequence ATGCGAATCGCGGGTACGGTCATCGACGCAATCGAAAGCGATCGAATCGAGCTGTTCTGTCAGCCGGTGTGTAGCGTGGGAGACCTGGGAGAGGTGCGGTACTTCGAATGCCTCGTGCGTTTGCTGCGGGAAGATCGGCAAACGCACGAGTGTCCGGGGAATTTCATTCCGAGCCTCGAGCGGCTCGGCATGATGCAGTGCCTCGACCGCCATGTGGTGACGCGCGTCATCGAATTGCTGAAGACGCATTCGAATGTGCATCTGGGCGCGAATATTTCGGCGCAAAGCGCGGTGGAAGACGAGTGGTGGGAATCGACGTTCCTCGATCTCGCGGCGATGCCGGATGTCGCGCGGCGGCTTGTGATCGAGATCACCGAGACCGCGCCGCTCCATGCGGCTGGCCACGCGTTCGTCAAGCGCTTGCGCAAGATTGGCTGCTGCGTTGCGATCGACGACTTCGGAGCCGGTTGCGGTATCGAGACGGGCTCGCAAATCGGTTCGGCGGACATTGTGAAGATCGCCGGCGAATTGCTGGCGGGCAGTGACGATCGGGGCGCGCGCAATGATGAGCTTGAGAGGCTTGTCCTGCTCGCCCGAGATATCGCGCCGTACGTCGTGCTCGAGGGGATCGAGAGCGCGCAAGCGATCGAGGTGGCGCGCGATGCGGGCGTCGATTGTGTGCAGGGGTTCTATATCGGCGAGCCGCATAGCGTTGCGGCGTACGTGCAGCATGAGCCGCGCGAGCCGATGTGCGATGCCGGCACATGCGATTCGGCGGGCCTGCCGGGCCATGAAATCAGCCTCATGCCGCTTGCGCAACTCACTGATCTGATCCTGGAGACGGAGATGGCGCACGACGCCTCGTTGCCGATGACAGGCGCGGCGGTCGAGTGGGCCGTCAAGCTATTCGAGCGGAACGCTGACGCGGTCGTCGAGCCGATGGTGTGCTGCAAGCTGCGCAGCTTCGCGAAGCTCGCTTATGTGACCGGGCTGACCAGCAGCGTGTATGGCAAGCGGTCAGCGATCGCGGCGTCGTTGCGCGATGAGATGGCCGGGGTGATGCGGCAAGGGAAAGAGCATCCGGAGCGGTCAGTGCGGTTGCTCAGGTGTATTGCGGCGTTCGGGCGCATGCATGGGGAATTGATCGTGTGTTCGTTTGGGGATGGAGCGGTAGCAGGGTAA
- the pdeM gene encoding ligase-associated DNA damage response endonuclease PdeM → MTYQTLTVEVGGFALQLCAQRAAFDPHLRSLFIADPHFGKDAVFRAHGVPVPAGGTRDDLARLDSLIATHRPVSIVFLGDLLHGRESLGSETVNALSEWRARHASVRVVTIEGNHDRSAGTLPPSLDIETVPEPWRHGPWALCHYPQVVDGAYVLAGHEHPVYVIASRADSARVPCFRFAAEYGVLPAFGAFTGGFVVNQHVDDAAIYAIAQKRLVVVRKRR, encoded by the coding sequence ATGACTTACCAGACCTTGACTGTCGAAGTGGGTGGCTTTGCGCTGCAGTTGTGCGCGCAGCGCGCCGCGTTCGACCCGCATCTGCGGAGCCTGTTTATCGCGGACCCGCACTTTGGCAAGGACGCCGTGTTCCGTGCGCACGGTGTGCCGGTGCCGGCCGGTGGGACGCGCGACGATCTCGCGCGCCTCGACTCGCTGATCGCGACGCACCGGCCGGTATCGATCGTGTTCCTTGGCGATCTGCTGCATGGACGCGAATCGCTCGGCAGCGAAACCGTGAATGCGCTTAGCGAATGGCGTGCGCGGCACGCATCCGTGCGCGTCGTGACAATCGAAGGCAATCATGACCGCAGCGCTGGAACGTTGCCGCCCTCGCTCGACATCGAGACGGTGCCTGAGCCGTGGAGGCATGGGCCGTGGGCGCTGTGCCACTACCCGCAAGTGGTCGACGGTGCATACGTGCTCGCCGGCCATGAGCATCCGGTCTACGTGATTGCGAGCAGGGCCGATTCCGCGCGCGTGCCGTGCTTTCGCTTTGCGGCGGAATACGGGGTGCTGCCGGCTTTCGGCGCATTCACTGGTGGGTTTGTTGTCAACCAGCACGTTGACGATGCGGCGATCTATGCGATCGCGCAAAAGCGTTTGGTGGTTGTGCGGAAGCGGCGATAG
- a CDS encoding DoxX family protein has translation MSKLENAKPTFAACVATKIGLASGLVRKLAQPSLTQLVLRLALSVPFWRSGILKWHGFLQLNDTAIALFTDEFQLHLPGGPYAFPAPAVVAFLSACGEVGFPVLLVLGFGTRFAALGLFLMTCVIELTVPDGWPIHITWAAMALGIAAWGPGAMSIDHLLSRSIKRQ, from the coding sequence ATGTCCAAACTGGAAAACGCCAAGCCCACTTTTGCGGCTTGTGTGGCAACGAAGATTGGCCTGGCGAGCGGCCTCGTGCGCAAACTGGCACAGCCCTCGCTCACGCAACTCGTCTTGCGCCTTGCGTTGTCCGTACCGTTCTGGCGTTCAGGCATCCTTAAGTGGCATGGATTTCTTCAACTGAACGATACGGCGATCGCCCTCTTCACGGATGAGTTCCAGTTGCATTTGCCCGGTGGCCCCTATGCGTTTCCGGCGCCTGCAGTCGTTGCCTTTCTGTCCGCTTGCGGCGAGGTCGGTTTTCCCGTGCTGCTGGTGCTGGGCTTCGGTACCCGCTTCGCCGCGCTCGGCCTGTTCCTCATGACATGCGTCATCGAACTGACCGTACCTGATGGCTGGCCGATCCATATCACCTGGGCGGCGATGGCATTGGGAATAGCCGCATGGGGACCCGGCGCAATGTCGATCGATCATCTGTTGTCGCGATCGATCAAACGGCAATGA